Proteins encoded by one window of Micromonospora coxensis:
- a CDS encoding AI-2E family transporter has protein sequence MSTADDRSTARRALIVIGLVLGTALGLTLVWATRRVLIWILVAAFLAVALNPLVDHLQRRLVRHRALATLLVFLAAFVLLGGLGALIVVPLLDELGRFVDRAPELLDETRDGRGPLGELLARSGLLDYARRHSEQVQRYGGELREPAVGLVRSVLETVAGLVTVIVLAYLMVLEAPRIVRAVLRLAGDGPAERLHRIGREISRTITGYLSGNLLISVICGGLTYLVLALAGVPFAAVIALVVAVTDLIPLVGATLGALVAAGAAFLHSPTAGIVVLVFFVVYQQVENHLLQPVIMARAVRLNPLTVLVSVLLAAELAGLVGALLAIPAAGIGQLLLREFAPAPGARTLPAPTDPDAGPAGG, from the coding sequence ATGAGCACCGCCGACGACCGCTCCACCGCCCGCCGGGCGTTGATCGTCATCGGACTGGTGCTCGGCACCGCGCTGGGACTGACCCTGGTCTGGGCCACCCGACGGGTGCTGATCTGGATTCTCGTCGCCGCCTTCCTCGCCGTCGCGCTCAACCCGCTCGTCGACCACCTGCAACGGCGGCTGGTACGGCACCGGGCACTGGCCACCCTGCTGGTCTTCCTCGCCGCGTTCGTCCTGCTCGGCGGGCTGGGCGCGCTGATCGTGGTACCGCTGCTGGACGAGCTCGGCCGGTTCGTCGACCGGGCGCCGGAGCTGCTGGACGAGACCCGGGACGGCCGGGGTCCGCTCGGGGAGCTGCTGGCGCGCTCCGGGCTGCTCGACTACGCCCGCCGGCACTCCGAGCAGGTCCAGCGGTATGGCGGTGAACTGCGCGAACCCGCCGTCGGGCTGGTCCGGAGCGTGCTGGAGACCGTCGCCGGACTGGTCACGGTGATCGTGCTGGCGTACCTGATGGTGCTGGAGGCGCCGCGGATCGTGCGGGCCGTGCTGCGCCTGGCCGGCGACGGACCGGCCGAGCGGCTGCACCGCATCGGCCGGGAGATCTCCCGCACGATCACCGGCTACCTCAGCGGCAACCTGCTGATCAGCGTCATCTGCGGCGGCCTGACGTACCTGGTGCTCGCCCTGGCGGGGGTGCCGTTCGCCGCGGTGATCGCGTTGGTCGTCGCCGTCACCGACCTGATCCCGCTGGTCGGGGCGACCCTCGGCGCGCTGGTCGCGGCCGGGGCGGCGTTCCTGCACTCCCCCACCGCCGGAATCGTGGTGCTGGTCTTCTTCGTCGTCTACCAGCAGGTGGAGAACCACCTGCTGCAACCGGTCATCATGGCCCGCGCGGTCCGGCTCAACCCACTGACCGTCCTGGTCAGCGTGCTGCTCGCCGCCGAGTTGGCCGGGCTGGTCGGCGCGCTGCTGGCCATCCCCGCCGCCGGCATCGGCCAGCTGCTGCTGCGGGAGTTCGCCCCGGCTCCGGGGGCCCGGACGCTGCCCGCGCCCACCGACCCGGACGCCGGACCGGCCGGCGGGTGA
- a CDS encoding spermidine synthase, translating into MDSAADDRLDLVVDPARRTGRILLAGGVAQSYVDVADPRHLHFEYVRRMAAVVDLAAPAGRPLDVLHLGGGALTLPRYVAATRPGSAQRVVERDAAVVDLVGRELPAPPTPVDVDVADARDAVGAAPAHRYDLVLADIYRAARMPAHVASREFAAEVARTLRPDGVYLVNVTDLPPLVFTRVQAATLRAVFAEVCLVADRRMLRGRRYGNVVLAAALRPGRLPTRRLAGRVAADPVPGGVLHGTELDAFVGGARPATDASLTG; encoded by the coding sequence ATGGACAGCGCCGCCGACGACCGGCTGGACCTGGTCGTCGACCCGGCCCGCCGGACCGGTCGGATCCTGCTCGCCGGGGGTGTGGCCCAGTCGTACGTCGACGTGGCCGACCCCCGTCACCTGCACTTCGAGTACGTCCGCCGGATGGCCGCGGTGGTCGACCTGGCCGCCCCGGCCGGGCGCCCCCTCGACGTGCTGCACCTGGGCGGCGGCGCGCTGACCCTCCCCCGGTACGTCGCGGCGACCCGCCCCGGGTCCGCCCAGCGGGTCGTCGAGCGGGACGCGGCCGTGGTGGACCTGGTCGGCCGCGAGCTGCCGGCGCCGCCGACGCCGGTCGACGTCGACGTCGCCGACGCCCGGGACGCGGTGGGCGCCGCCCCCGCGCACCGCTACGACCTGGTGCTCGCCGACATCTACCGGGCCGCGCGGATGCCGGCCCACGTGGCGAGCCGGGAGTTCGCCGCCGAGGTGGCCCGGACGCTGCGCCCCGACGGGGTGTACCTGGTCAACGTCACCGACCTGCCGCCGCTGGTCTTCACCCGGGTGCAGGCGGCGACCCTGCGGGCGGTCTTCGCCGAGGTCTGCCTGGTGGCCGACCGCCGGATGCTGCGGGGCCGCCGGTACGGCAACGTGGTGCTCGCCGCCGCCCTCCGCCCCGGCCGGCTGCCGACGCGCCGGCTCGCCGGGCGGGTGGCGGCCGACCCGGTGCCGGGCGGCGTGCTGCACGGCACGGAACTGGACGCGTTCGTCGGCGGCGCCCGCCCGGCCACCGACGCCTCGCTGACCGGCTGA
- a CDS encoding NAD(P)/FAD-dependent oxidoreductase → MTKPRVVIVGAGFAGYHAAKTLSRLARDRAEIVVLNSTDYFLYLPLLPEVAAGVVEPTRISVPLTGTLDGVRIIVGEADHVDLHNRWVGFTQPEGDRGRIAYDRLVLCVGSVNKLLPIPGVTEYAHGFRGLPEAVYLHDHVIRQIELAEQAEDPAEQRSRSTFVVVGAGYTGTEVAAHGQLFTDRLVAQRPHLKIRPRWMLLDVAPRPLPELDRRMSDTADRVLRRRGVDVRMGTSVAEATPDGVMLTDGEYVPTCSLIWCVGVRPDPFVAELGLRTEKGRLVTDEYLNVPGFPEVYACGDAAAVPDLTRPGEICTMTAQHAQRQGKLAAHNIAASYGQGRRKPYKHHDLGWVVDLGGKDAAANPLKLSMSGLPAKAVTRGYHLLAMPGNRARVGADWVLDATLPRSATQLGLVPAHAVPLESSSPEVPVRARA, encoded by the coding sequence ATGACGAAACCTCGTGTGGTGATCGTGGGGGCCGGGTTCGCCGGTTACCACGCGGCGAAGACGTTGAGCCGGCTGGCCCGCGACCGCGCCGAGATCGTGGTGCTGAACTCCACCGACTACTTCCTCTACCTGCCGCTGCTGCCGGAGGTGGCCGCCGGAGTGGTGGAGCCCACCCGGATCTCGGTGCCGCTCACCGGCACCCTCGACGGGGTACGGATCATCGTCGGCGAGGCCGACCACGTCGACCTGCACAACCGCTGGGTGGGCTTCACCCAGCCCGAGGGCGACCGCGGCCGGATCGCGTACGACCGGTTGGTGCTCTGCGTCGGCAGCGTCAACAAGCTGCTGCCGATCCCCGGGGTGACCGAGTACGCGCACGGCTTCCGCGGCCTGCCCGAGGCGGTCTACCTGCACGACCACGTGATCCGCCAGATCGAGTTGGCCGAGCAGGCCGAGGACCCGGCCGAGCAGCGGTCCCGCTCCACCTTCGTGGTGGTCGGCGCCGGGTACACCGGCACGGAGGTGGCCGCGCACGGGCAGCTCTTCACCGACCGGCTGGTCGCCCAGCGGCCACACCTGAAGATCCGGCCGCGCTGGATGCTGCTCGACGTCGCGCCCCGGCCCCTGCCGGAGCTGGACCGGCGGATGTCCGACACCGCCGACCGGGTGCTGCGCCGCCGGGGCGTGGACGTGCGGATGGGCACCTCGGTCGCCGAGGCCACCCCGGACGGGGTGATGCTGACCGACGGCGAGTACGTGCCGACCTGCAGCCTCATCTGGTGCGTCGGGGTGCGTCCCGACCCGTTCGTGGCCGAGCTGGGCCTGCGCACCGAGAAGGGCCGGCTGGTGACCGACGAGTACCTCAACGTCCCCGGCTTCCCCGAGGTGTACGCCTGCGGCGACGCCGCCGCGGTGCCCGACCTGACCCGCCCCGGGGAGATCTGCACGATGACCGCGCAGCACGCCCAGCGCCAGGGCAAGCTCGCCGCGCACAACATCGCCGCCTCCTACGGGCAGGGCCGGCGCAAGCCGTACAAGCACCACGACCTCGGCTGGGTGGTGGACCTGGGCGGCAAGGACGCGGCGGCGAACCCGCTCAAGCTGTCGATGTCCGGGCTGCCGGCCAAGGCCGTCACCCGCGGCTACCACCTGCTGGCCATGCCGGGCAACCGGGCGCGGGTGGGCGCCGACTGGGTGCTCGATGCGACGCTGCCCCGCTCGGCGACCCAGCTCGGGCTGGTGCCGGCGCACGCCGTACCGCTGGAGAGCTCGTCGCCGGAGGTGCCGGTCCGGGCGCGGGCCTGA
- a CDS encoding DUF2267 domain-containing protein: MRKQMEGDNQRRRALARQAREQGRQPSEAGTSLSASKQLTSLDRGKRSGPPPAGRHKPDPTRGGPAPPATAVATTNRPRPEPGPGEVTQMGYRELVDEVSRRAGVDFRTAKVGAEATVLALAWALDEGERARLLEAVPVKLHDVVPVDGIERHHDLPGFLAEVGRLSGRSPEQARYQAEATLAALAAHDGDLVESLHVPDGLRDLLGPAEVGGGLVGPSSATAPLSEAELRAALDDLPYWSSDRRSLVRTIELPPDNLDRVLDRLDLLRAQTGRGPQIGRPDPDNAVLTVRSQQVDAVTAADVELAHRVDDAIDEAGAGMAAG, from the coding sequence ATGCGCAAGCAGATGGAGGGCGACAACCAGCGCCGCCGGGCCCTGGCCCGCCAGGCCCGCGAGCAGGGTCGGCAGCCGAGCGAGGCGGGCACCAGCCTGAGCGCGTCCAAGCAGCTCACCAGCCTGGACCGGGGCAAGCGGTCCGGTCCCCCGCCGGCCGGCCGGCACAAGCCGGACCCCACCCGGGGCGGACCGGCGCCGCCGGCCACCGCCGTGGCCACGACCAACCGGCCCCGCCCCGAGCCGGGACCGGGCGAGGTGACCCAGATGGGTTACCGCGAGCTGGTCGACGAGGTGAGCCGCCGGGCGGGGGTGGACTTCCGCACCGCCAAGGTGGGCGCCGAGGCCACCGTGCTCGCCCTGGCCTGGGCGCTGGACGAGGGGGAACGCGCCCGGCTGCTGGAGGCGGTGCCGGTGAAGCTGCACGACGTGGTGCCGGTCGACGGCATCGAGCGCCACCACGACCTGCCGGGCTTCCTGGCCGAGGTGGGCCGGCTCAGCGGGCGCTCCCCGGAGCAGGCCCGCTACCAGGCGGAGGCGACCCTGGCCGCGCTCGCGGCGCACGACGGTGACCTGGTCGAGTCGCTGCACGTGCCGGACGGGCTGCGCGATCTGCTCGGCCCGGCCGAGGTCGGCGGGGGGCTGGTGGGGCCGTCCAGCGCCACCGCCCCGCTCAGCGAGGCGGAGCTGCGCGCCGCCCTGGACGACCTGCCGTACTGGTCCAGTGACCGCCGTTCGCTGGTGCGCACCATCGAGCTGCCGCCCGACAACCTGGACCGGGTGCTCGACCGGCTCGACCTGCTCCGCGCGCAGACCGGTCGCGGGCCGCAGATCGGCCGGCCCGACCCCGACAACGCGGTGCTGACCGTACGCAGCCAGCAGGTCGACGCGGTGACCGCCGCGGACGTCGAACTGGCGCACCGGGTCGACGACGCGATCGACGAGGCCGGCGCGGGGATGGCCGCCGGCTGA